The following are from one region of the Thermodesulfobacteriota bacterium genome:
- a CDS encoding glycosyltransferase family 4 protein translates to MNRLPRALFINHSIRDGGPGKSLFYILKYIDRTKISPFVLIPKDEVFSERLKEEGIYENIILDKRFPENLKRPRLGISFQDEKLSKTSYLEPLHKFISILLNIFDMLSLIITSPYWLRKNKIDVIYCNGTQAKVVGALIGLVNLHPVIWHVRNIQQTSVLRFIITTLAKLSVVRRIICVSNATAAQFDHVKDKVRVIYNGVDIEDYNPALIKGELRSTYGISENTIVVGSTGRIVPRKGYDLFIKSAKVVIDQLDDKNKDIKFVIVGDTPYFFQDNHLSYLKGLVSEFGLDDYFIFTGYKKEVKNYLKDFDIFVIPSNYPDPFPRSVIEAMAFELPSIGFKKAGGIVESIDDGVTGFLCDPGDFNQMGEFTLKLVTDSELRKQMGHLGRKRVQDNFLAIDRTVDIQRNILEVLGISES, encoded by the coding sequence ATGAATAGATTACCAAGAGCGCTTTTTATAAATCATTCCATAAGGGACGGAGGGCCTGGGAAGAGCCTGTTCTACATTCTTAAATATATAGATAGAACTAAGATTTCCCCATTTGTTCTAATACCTAAAGATGAGGTTTTCTCAGAGCGACTAAAAGAAGAAGGTATATATGAAAATATTATATTGGATAAAAGATTCCCTGAGAATTTAAAAAGACCAAGGCTGGGGATTTCATTTCAGGATGAAAAGTTAAGTAAAACCAGCTATTTAGAGCCGCTTCACAAGTTCATATCAATTCTGCTAAATATTTTTGATATGCTCTCTTTAATAATCACTTCACCTTATTGGCTAAGGAAAAATAAGATTGACGTCATCTACTGCAACGGCACTCAGGCAAAAGTTGTAGGTGCACTCATAGGGCTTGTAAATCTCCACCCGGTCATCTGGCATGTACGAAATATTCAGCAAACAAGTGTGCTCCGTTTTATTATCACTACATTAGCAAAACTCTCAGTTGTGCGTAGGATTATCTGCGTCTCTAACGCTACAGCCGCCCAGTTTGATCATGTTAAGGACAAAGTAAGGGTTATCTACAACGGGGTAGATATAGAAGATTACAATCCGGCTTTAATAAAAGGTGAGCTAAGGTCCACTTATGGTATATCTGAAAATACCATTGTGGTCGGAAGCACAGGAAGAATTGTCCCTCGAAAAGGATATGATCTGTTTATAAAATCCGCAAAGGTGGTTATTGATCAATTAGATGATAAAAATAAAGATATTAAATTTGTTATAGTCGGCGATACGCCTTACTTTTTTCAAGACAATCATCTTAGCTATTTAAAGGGCCTTGTAAGCGAGTTTGGACTAGATGATTACTTCATCTTCACAGGGTATAAGAAAGAGGTTAAGAATTATCTAAAGGATTTTGATATATTCGTGATACCATCAAATTATCCTGATCCTTTCCCACGCTCAGTAATCGAAGCTATGGCCTTTGAGCTTCCTTCTATTGGCTTTAAGAAGGCCGGTGGAATTGTTGAATCAATCGATGACGGAGTTACCGGTTTCCTGTGCGATCCTGGTGACTTTAACCAAATGGGCGAATTTACTTTAAAGCTGGTTACCGATTCCGAACTACGAAAACAGATGGGTCATTTAGGAAGAAAAAGAGTACAGGATAATTTCCTCGCAATCGACCGCACGGTAGATATCCAAAGAAATATACTAGAAGTGCTGGGCATATCCGAATCCTAG
- the der gene encoding ribosome biogenesis GTPase Der, producing the protein MSDITNQKPLIAIVGRPNVGKSTLFNRLISERKSIVEDIPGVTRDRIYADAEWDGREFSLVDTGGFDPEGEELYPSLIKNQIDIAIDESDLIVCILDGQEGVMPHDLDVIELLRKVQKPVLFAVNKIDHENHESSAVEFHSLGIEDLTAISAMQGRNVSELLDKIVAVIPKYESEPEQEDDSIKVAVLGKPNVGKSTLINRFLGEDRLITSPVAGTTRDTIDTNITRDGKKYVLIDTAGIRRKSRISFSVEKHSVFRAVRAMERADIAILMIDAQEGPTHQDARLARLIADKGRGCMILLNKWDLVPSEVAQTPGVDELLRDELLAIDYAPVLIISAMTGRGIHKIFDEIDRVFENFSQRIPTKRLNSFLSKIVEKTPPPIYKGKEIKFYYISQPLTKQPTFVVFTNRIKGVPENYKRFLENRFREEFDLEGTPIKLVFRSQRDEG; encoded by the coding sequence ATGAGTGATATAACTAACCAAAAGCCACTTATAGCCATTGTCGGGCGGCCCAACGTCGGGAAATCAACCCTATTCAATCGATTGATATCTGAGCGAAAATCAATTGTTGAAGACATACCGGGAGTTACACGCGACAGAATATATGCCGACGCTGAGTGGGACGGCAGAGAATTCAGTCTTGTTGACACCGGAGGTTTTGATCCTGAGGGCGAGGAGCTATACCCTAGCCTTATTAAGAATCAGATAGACATAGCCATAGATGAATCAGATCTTATTGTATGCATATTAGATGGGCAAGAAGGTGTGATGCCTCATGACTTAGATGTGATCGAGCTACTTAGAAAAGTCCAAAAGCCGGTCCTGTTTGCTGTTAATAAAATAGATCATGAAAACCACGAGAGCAGCGCAGTTGAATTTCACAGCCTAGGAATAGAAGACCTCACTGCTATATCTGCTATGCAGGGAAGAAATGTATCAGAACTCCTAGATAAAATAGTGGCAGTCATACCCAAATACGAATCTGAGCCTGAACAAGAGGATGATTCAATAAAAGTAGCCGTATTGGGAAAGCCAAATGTAGGAAAATCTACCTTAATAAACCGTTTTTTGGGCGAGGACAGACTCATAACCAGCCCGGTTGCCGGAACAACCAGAGACACGATAGATACAAACATCACCAGGGACGGGAAGAAATATGTACTAATCGACACTGCAGGGATAAGAAGAAAATCGAGGATAAGTTTCTCAGTAGAAAAACACAGCGTATTCAGAGCCGTAAGGGCCATGGAAAGAGCAGATATAGCTATTCTCATGATAGATGCCCAGGAAGGCCCCACTCATCAAGACGCAAGGCTTGCAAGGCTGATAGCTGACAAGGGGCGCGGTTGTATGATACTTCTAAACAAGTGGGACCTAGTGCCCTCGGAAGTAGCTCAGACCCCTGGGGTTGATGAATTATTAAGAGATGAGCTGCTTGCAATAGATTATGCTCCTGTGCTTATAATATCCGCAATGACAGGGCGCGGAATTCATAAGATATTTGATGAGATTGATAGGGTATTTGAGAACTTTTCTCAGAGAATACCCACAAAAAGGCTGAACAGTTTCCTTAGCAAAATAGTTGAGAAAACCCCTCCCCCAATTTATAAAGGAAAAGAAATTAAGTTTTACTACATATCTCAGCCACTTACCAAACAGCCCACGTTTGTAGTGTTCACAAACCGGATTAAAGGCGTTCCCGAGAATTATAAAAGGTTTTTAGAGAATAGGTTCAGAGAAGAGTTTGATCTAGAGGGAACCCCAATCAAACTGGTTTTTCGATCTCAAAGAGATGAGGGCTAG